A DNA window from Acidobacteriota bacterium contains the following coding sequences:
- a CDS encoding FKBP-type peptidyl-prolyl cis-trans isomerase: MKKLLLVLLVVFLVIPAWAQSPEPKSDKPSEPASTDAGDEDKILYSIGMLLARQVIPLGLDSRQVESMVEGLRDGALKNEPKVDAQAYAEKVQTFVTEQIKVAQAKEKDLSAAYVVETAKRPGAVQTDSGLVYEELEVGEGDMPTMEDRVRVHYHGTLRDGTVFDSSLGGAPAEFSMSGVVRCFSEGLKRMKAGGKARITCPSDIAYGERGSPPKILPGAALTFDLELVAVIASGS; encoded by the coding sequence GTGAAGAAGCTGTTGCTCGTACTACTGGTGGTGTTTCTGGTGATCCCTGCATGGGCCCAGAGCCCCGAGCCCAAATCGGACAAACCGAGCGAACCCGCGTCAACCGACGCAGGCGATGAAGACAAGATCCTGTACAGCATCGGCATGCTCCTCGCACGCCAGGTCATCCCTCTTGGACTCGATAGCCGCCAGGTCGAATCGATGGTCGAGGGACTACGCGACGGCGCGCTGAAGAACGAGCCCAAGGTGGACGCTCAGGCGTATGCGGAAAAAGTTCAGACCTTCGTAACGGAGCAGATCAAGGTCGCTCAGGCGAAAGAGAAGGACTTGAGCGCCGCGTACGTGGTGGAGACTGCCAAGCGGCCCGGTGCGGTTCAAACCGATTCCGGACTGGTCTACGAAGAACTCGAGGTCGGCGAAGGCGACATGCCGACGATGGAAGACCGAGTCCGCGTCCACTATCACGGAACTCTCCGAGACGGCACGGTCTTCGATTCGTCCCTCGGCGGTGCACCTGCGGAGTTCTCGATGAGCGGCGTGGTCCGTTGCTTCAGCGAGGGGCTCAAGAGAATGAAAGCCGGCGGGAAGGCACGGATCACCTGTCCGTCCGATATCGCGTACGGCGAGCGGGGTTCCCCGCC